The DNA segment TTCATTTAAATGATTTGTTTATCTAGTTAAAGGTTAAAACCCTGCAATTTTATTGCAGCGACTCTAGTTGCCTCAAAGACCTGCTTGGTAGAGGGGATATGCTTGTTATGTAATTAAAATGAGGCTGTCCCAAAAGTCCTTCAAACCGTCATTCTCGCGCAAGCGGGAATCTCTAAATTGTTGATTATGAGATTCCCATTTTCCTGCCCTGCCGACAAGCGGGAATGGGAATGATGACATAGGATAGAATTGATGACTTTTGAAACTGTCTCTGGTTTAGTTTAGAATAACTCACACTAATGCGATTAATAAATAGATTTTAAACGTACTATTTTTCTTTTTCTATTATCCTTATTAGGGTGTTTAAATACTCCTATAGAATCTTGTAGATTATTCTGCTCTAATTAATTCCCTCTATTCAAGACTGTAAAGATCGTTTTCGGATTAATAGTGGCCATGTCACCTTTTGTCCACCCCATTAATTTGGTGCAGTTTTACGATTAGATATAACATTGTGCAAGCTAAAAAACACAATTGAAAATTAAAAATTCTTCTAAACTTGATGTCCACTTTTATGTATTTAGTTAATAATTGAATACGGCTATTATTTATTCAGGTTTATAATTTCATTTTGGTTGTGATTAGCAATGTTTATTGAACCATAAAAACAATTTTATGAGAAGTATTAAAAAATTATTTAACATTCTGCTGATCATTCTGTTAGGTATTTTCAGCGTAAATGCACAGCAGGCTACCAGCAATGGTGGAGAGGCTAGCGGCTCTGGTGGGACGGTTAGCTATTCTGTTGGACAAGTTGTTTATCAAAGTCATGATAATGGCACAAATTCAGTATCAGAAGGAGTGCAACAAGCTTTTGAAATTTCTAATCATGTGGGTATCGCTGAAGCCTCAGCTATTCAACTCACGATGAATGTGTTTCCTAATCCGTCAAATGGCTTATTAACCTTATGTATTAAGGATTATGTGTCAAACGATTTGGTTTATCAGATTTATGATCAGAATGGAAAGCAAGTTTCGAGAGGAAGAATAAAAGGCCAATCTACGCAAATATCCTTAAGTCAACATGCTGCTTCTACTTACTTTTTAAACGTATTAGATGCAAACAAAGAAATCAAAACATTTAAAATTATAAAACACTAGTAAAATGAAAAAACTATATACAACTTTATTTGCCATGCTTGTATGCATAAGCATATTTGCACAAGTGCCACAAAGTCTGAGTTATCAGGCCGTTATTCGTGATGCCAATAAAAAACTGCTAAAAAGCACCAACATTGGGTTACAGATTTCTGTGTTGCAAGGAAGTGCAACAGGAACAGCTGTTTATGAAGAAACACATAATCCATCAACCAATGAAAATGGTTTAGTAAGTGTTCAAATAGGAGAGGGTACTGTTCTTACAGGGGATTTTACGACCATCGACTGGGCAAACGGGCCCTATTTTATCAAAACAGAAACGGATCCTACTGGTGGCAGTAGCTATACGATTGAAGGAACCAGCCAGCTG comes from the Bacteroidota bacterium genome and includes:
- a CDS encoding T9SS type A sorting domain-containing protein gives rise to the protein MRSIKKLFNILLIILLGIFSVNAQQATSNGGEASGSGGTVSYSVGQVVYQSHDNGTNSVSEGVQQAFEISNHVGIAEASAIQLTMNVFPNPSNGLLTLCIKDYVSNDLVYQIYDQNGKQVSRGRIKGQSTQISLSQHAASTYFLNVLDANKEIKTFKIIKH